The Thermobispora bispora DSM 43833 genome window below encodes:
- a CDS encoding Vms1/Ankzf1 family peptidyl-tRNA hydrolase, with protein MRLDFIRPLYDRPGPFASVYLDTDRTAAPVVTVLPRRWAALKERLIASGAPAAVLRPIEEHVLESVHGSPGLAIIAEGGEIVLCEPLPVPPRRETARWSPLPHVMPLLAQRREEVPHLEVLADRTGGDVIVVAGGRRRELLIEEAAEGRIQKTGEGGWAQYNLEREVEETWRRNAAAVAAAVDREAAAIGAELIVLAGDPKARALVADHLGKESKKRLTIAEHGSRAPGAERCHFRAEVERACAEWNARRKAELLEAYAAGPYATGLQETARALRERRVQTVLLRDEPSSTATVWIGPEPDQLSTDRSELVVWGVADPVEDRADAALARAIAATNAELWFVDEIESPDGVAAVLRF; from the coding sequence GTGAGACTCGACTTCATCCGGCCGCTGTACGACCGCCCGGGGCCGTTCGCCTCGGTCTACCTCGACACCGACCGCACCGCCGCGCCGGTGGTGACCGTCCTGCCGCGGCGCTGGGCCGCGCTCAAGGAACGGCTGATCGCGTCCGGTGCGCCGGCCGCCGTGCTCCGCCCCATCGAGGAGCACGTGCTGGAGTCGGTGCACGGCTCACCGGGGCTCGCGATCATCGCCGAGGGCGGCGAGATCGTGCTCTGCGAGCCCTTGCCCGTCCCGCCCCGGCGGGAGACGGCGCGATGGTCGCCGCTCCCCCACGTGATGCCGCTGCTCGCCCAGCGCCGGGAGGAGGTGCCGCACCTCGAGGTGCTCGCCGACCGCACCGGCGGCGACGTGATCGTCGTGGCCGGGGGACGGCGCCGGGAGCTGCTGATCGAGGAGGCCGCCGAGGGGCGGATCCAGAAGACCGGTGAGGGCGGCTGGGCGCAGTACAACCTCGAGCGCGAGGTCGAGGAGACCTGGCGGCGCAACGCGGCCGCGGTCGCCGCGGCGGTGGACCGCGAGGCGGCCGCGATCGGCGCCGAGCTCATCGTGCTCGCCGGTGATCCCAAGGCCCGGGCCCTGGTGGCCGACCACCTCGGCAAGGAGTCGAAGAAGCGGCTCACCATCGCGGAGCACGGCAGCCGCGCCCCGGGGGCCGAGCGCTGCCACTTCCGCGCCGAGGTGGAGCGGGCGTGCGCGGAGTGGAACGCCCGGCGCAAGGCCGAGCTGCTCGAGGCCTACGCGGCCGGGCCGTACGCGACCGGCCTGCAGGAGACGGCGCGGGCGCTGCGGGAGCGGCGGGTGCAGACGGTGCTGCTGCGGGACGAGCCGTCGTCGACCGCGACCGTCTGGATCGGGCCGGAACCGGACCAGCTCTCCACGGACCGGTCCGAGCTGGTGGTCTGGGGCGTGGCGGACCCGGTGGAGGATCGGGCCGACGCGGCGCTCGCCCGGGCGATCGCCGCGACCAACGCCGAGCTGTGGTTCGTCGACGAGATCGAGTCACCCGACGGGGTGGCCGCCGTGCTCCGTTTCTGA
- a CDS encoding LysR family transcriptional regulator, with product MLDIHRLALLCEFARRGSIAATAKALRYSPSAVSQQLATLEREAGAVLLDRTSRSAELTDAGWRLVEHAKRILELVEAAEADLSAHAGTPSGRVVVTAFPTGAMAFAPALARLLRRHRELSLRLRQSRSGLARREVESGEADIAVVDDWRPEPPEEPALAAFPLLRDPLVLVVPRHHPVADPAVPVDLAALRDEPWMVTPEGEPSRAAVERLLAPVGGTPPIAWEFEGLATILGLVAKGIGIAAVPALTLAAGPRGIAVRRLPGEPIERGVYAVTRRSAVRRPSVAAMLRALTAAARYLAGDIGHLRFAPAAPPHAPAGPSPAPGEASETEHGGHPVG from the coding sequence ATGCTTGACATCCATCGGCTGGCGCTGCTGTGTGAGTTCGCCCGGCGGGGCAGCATCGCCGCCACGGCCAAGGCCCTCAGGTACAGCCCGTCGGCCGTCTCGCAGCAGCTCGCCACGCTCGAGCGCGAGGCCGGGGCCGTGCTGCTCGACCGGACCTCGCGCAGCGCCGAGCTGACCGACGCCGGGTGGCGCCTGGTCGAGCACGCCAAGCGGATCCTCGAGCTGGTGGAGGCGGCCGAGGCCGACCTCTCCGCCCACGCGGGCACCCCCTCCGGGCGGGTGGTGGTCACCGCCTTCCCCACCGGGGCCATGGCGTTCGCGCCCGCGCTCGCCCGGCTGCTGCGCCGCCACCGGGAGCTCTCCCTGCGGCTGCGGCAGAGCCGCTCCGGCCTGGCCCGGCGGGAGGTGGAGTCGGGCGAGGCGGACATCGCCGTGGTCGACGACTGGCGGCCGGAGCCGCCCGAGGAGCCCGCCCTGGCCGCCTTCCCCCTGCTGCGGGATCCGCTGGTGCTCGTCGTCCCCCGCCACCACCCCGTGGCGGACCCGGCCGTGCCCGTGGACCTCGCCGCCCTGCGGGACGAACCGTGGATGGTCACCCCGGAGGGCGAGCCCTCCCGCGCCGCCGTGGAACGGCTGCTCGCCCCCGTCGGCGGCACCCCGCCGATCGCCTGGGAGTTCGAAGGGCTGGCGACGATCCTCGGCCTGGTGGCGAAGGGCATCGGCATCGCCGCGGTGCCCGCGCTCACCCTCGCCGCCGGCCCGCGCGGGATCGCGGTGCGCCGGCTCCCCGGCGAGCCGATCGAGCGGGGCGTCTACGCGGTCACCCGGAGGTCGGCGGTCCGGCGGCCGTCGGTGGCGGCGATGCTCCGGGCGCTCACCGCCGCGGCCCGCTACCTCGCCGGCGACATCGGTCACCTCCGGTTCGCGCCCGCCGCGCCGCCGCATGCCCCGGCGGGCCCCTCCCCGGCGCCGGGGGAGGCGTCAGAAACGGAGCACGGCGGCCACCCCGTCGGGTGA
- a CDS encoding pyridoxal phosphate-dependent aminotransferase — protein sequence MDVAISATLAANEEVARRRRAGQRILNLAFGEAGLPVHPALRDALHQAAGSNGYGEVAGSRALRTAAAGYWTRRGILADPGLVVCGPGSKPLLYGILLALGGDIVLPRPSWVSYAAQAELAGVRPIMVPPPPGEGGAPDPGGVEAAVTAARAEGRTVRSLLLTLPDNPTGRLARPETVRRLAELARELDLIIISDEIYRDLVHDPAAAFLSPAEVAPERTVVTTGLSKSLALGGWRIGVARLPTPGLHRRLVAVASEIWSSPTAPVQHAAAYAFGEPPELVRRIAESRRLHGIVARAVAARFAKAGARVPPPQGGFYLYPEIDGFPGPEELAATLLDRYGIAVLPGTAFGDSPTAPRVRVATSLLYGETDEQRLAALHAADPLRLPWIAAGLEHLEEALARL from the coding sequence ATGGACGTCGCCATATCAGCCACCCTTGCCGCGAACGAGGAGGTCGCGCGGAGACGCCGCGCGGGGCAGCGGATCCTCAACCTCGCCTTCGGGGAGGCGGGGCTGCCGGTGCACCCCGCGCTGCGGGACGCGCTCCACCAGGCCGCGGGGAGCAACGGCTACGGCGAGGTCGCCGGCTCCCGCGCGCTGCGCACGGCCGCGGCGGGCTACTGGACGCGGCGCGGCATCCTCGCGGACCCCGGCCTGGTCGTGTGCGGGCCCGGGAGCAAGCCCCTGCTGTACGGCATCCTGCTCGCCCTCGGCGGGGACATCGTGCTGCCCCGGCCGAGCTGGGTCAGCTACGCAGCGCAGGCGGAGCTCGCCGGGGTGCGCCCGATCATGGTCCCTCCGCCTCCCGGCGAGGGAGGGGCGCCCGATCCGGGCGGGGTCGAGGCGGCCGTCACCGCGGCCCGGGCGGAGGGCCGGACGGTCCGGTCCCTGCTGCTCACCCTGCCGGACAACCCGACCGGGCGGCTGGCGCGGCCGGAGACCGTGCGGCGGCTCGCCGAGCTCGCCCGCGAGCTCGACCTGATCATCATCTCCGATGAGATCTACCGCGACCTGGTGCACGACCCCGCGGCGGCCTTCCTCAGCCCGGCCGAGGTCGCCCCCGAGCGCACCGTGGTCACCACCGGCCTGAGCAAGAGCCTCGCCCTGGGCGGCTGGCGGATCGGGGTCGCCCGCCTGCCCACGCCCGGCCTGCACCGGCGCCTGGTCGCGGTGGCCAGCGAGATCTGGTCGAGCCCCACGGCGCCCGTGCAGCACGCCGCCGCCTACGCCTTCGGAGAGCCGCCCGAGCTGGTCCGCCGGATCGCCGAGAGCCGCCGGCTGCACGGGATCGTGGCGCGGGCGGTCGCCGCGCGGTTCGCGAAGGCGGGCGCGCGCGTGCCCCCGCCCCAGGGCGGCTTCTACCTCTATCCGGAGATCGACGGCTTCCCCGGCCCGGAGGAGCTCGCCGCGACGCTCCTCGATCGGTACGGCATCGCCGTACTGCCGGGAACGGCCTTCGGGGACTCCCCCACCGCCCCGCGGGTGCGGGTGGCGACCAGCCTGCTGTACGGGGAGACGGACGAGCAGCGCCTGGCCGCGCTCCACGCGGCCGACCCGCTCCGGCTGCCCTGGATCGCGGCCGGCCTGGAGCACCTGGAGGAGGCGCTGGCGCGCCTGTGA
- a CDS encoding DUF4328 domain-containing protein yields the protein MRSAWSPVSRSATVVYTALAALVVAVAGLAVFEETRGHRLARRFAAIGGDPTAPGAHQLLGEVTVFALLVIAVAVSAAGAGAALLAWLRRVRPGTPAVALAAVWLLPVVNLVAPPFLMDRAWRDAAADGRPGHPGRAGRAGWLVLLGCWWLSWLAALAVVFFRPARVDRELTGVDLTTLGSVAIAAVLCAAAVREITERCEGRVPGSGRWIRRHGAGAAPATGHGRLAGHRRPMGTGA from the coding sequence ATGCGGTCCGCGTGGTCACCGGTGAGCCGATCGGCGACCGTCGTCTACACCGCCCTGGCGGCCCTGGTGGTCGCCGTGGCCGGGCTCGCCGTCTTCGAGGAGACGAGGGGCCACCGGCTCGCCCGGCGGTTCGCCGCGATCGGCGGGGACCCGACCGCGCCCGGGGCGCACCAGCTCCTGGGGGAGGTCACCGTCTTCGCGCTCCTGGTGATCGCGGTCGCGGTGTCGGCCGCCGGGGCCGGGGCGGCCCTCCTCGCCTGGCTGCGGCGGGTACGGCCCGGCACCCCGGCTGTGGCGCTGGCCGCGGTGTGGCTGCTGCCGGTGGTGAACCTGGTGGCGCCGCCCTTCCTCATGGACCGGGCCTGGCGCGATGCCGCCGCGGACGGCCGCCCCGGCCACCCTGGGCGAGCCGGCCGGGCCGGTTGGCTGGTGCTGCTCGGGTGCTGGTGGCTGAGCTGGCTCGCCGCGCTCGCCGTGGTGTTCTTCCGGCCGGCCCGGGTGGACCGGGAGCTGACCGGGGTGGATCTGACCACCCTGGGCTCGGTCGCGATCGCCGCCGTCCTGTGCGCGGCCGCGGTCCGCGAGATCACCGAGCGGTGCGAGGGCCGCGTGCCCGGGAGCGGCCGGTGGATCCGCCGGCATGGCGCGGGCGCGGCACCGGCCACGGGCCACGGGCGGTTGGCCGGCCACCGGCGGCCGATGGGCACCGGCGCCTGA